The genomic interval ACGAGGCTATTGAATTGATGATGAAATCTGGTAGAGTTCGGAGAAAAGTTAAAAGGATTTATGATTCCAAACTAAACGCCTATTCTACGAGTAAATCCCTTGATGAAGGAAATGATTCAAACACTACTCCTATAGATTCAAATAATGAACATAAAATAATAGAAATATTCAAAGAATCTATCATAGGGTTTAGTGTTGGTCTCCTTGGAGGAATGGTAGGACTTGTATTGGGAAGTATAAGAATGCCTGCTATGATATCTATTCTAAAACTTCCCACAAGAATTGCAATAGGAACTAATCTTGCCTCATCAGCATTTATGGGAACAATAGGAGTAATAGGCCACTTGATAAATAATAATATAGATTTCGTCATTTTAACTTTAATGGGTCCAACTGCGATGCTTGGAGCATTTTTAGGATCAAAGTTTACTAACAAAATAAATGAATCAAACATGAAGTTTGTAATTTCAATAGTTTTGATAGTAATTGCAGTCGCTATGTTTTTGCGAGTTTTAGGGTTACTATCAAGATGACATAAATTATTACAATTAAGAAGCGATGACAGCAAACAATTCCAATAAAATTAAATAGTTATTGTTATCATATCCTGTGAGATAATATATTCAAAGATTATAAAATAATTTTTGTTGGCCTTTTGTTGGCAGGGTCCGCGTTTGTAGCAGTAATTTTCTTATCTAGTAGTGGTTACTTCCGACATGTCAACATTTTTTTCCCAGAGGTTATACAGGCCACAGTAGCGTTCAAAGACATGGATGGACAGATAAAGGTTGTCGGAGTTAAGGGAAACCTGGGGGTAAATCCTATTCTTATTGCCAGAACCGATTCAACGTATGTGCTTACTGTTACAAACCAAGACCAAAATCATAAGCATCAGTTCTATATTGATGGATTAAATCTTGATACAAAACTGCTTAATCCAGGTGAATCAGATATAATAACAATTCAGGAATTCAAAGAGGGTATATATGGTTATTATGATATTACAC from Candidatus Nitrosocosmicus hydrocola carries:
- a CDS encoding sulfite exporter TauE/SafE family protein — translated: MDVVTMILYSVLGGLIGFVGGMVGLVLGVIRLPFILEAESSASITAGTNLSVSTLGAISGAINHYRQNNFDLKIFLIMAMSGAIGAFIGSFLIDLVSVVVLLCIIIIIVSYEAIELMMKSGRVRRKVKRIYDSKLNAYSTSKSLDEGNDSNTTPIDSNNEHKIIEIFKESIIGFSVGLLGGMVGLVLGSIRMPAMISILKLPTRIAIGTNLASSAFMGTIGVIGHLINNNIDFVILTLMGPTAMLGAFLGSKFTNKINESNMKFVISIVLIVIAVAMFLRVLGLLSR